The window CGTCAACGAAGTGATCGCCGGCCGCGCCAACGAACTGGCCGGCAAGGGCCGCGGCGGCAAGAGCCCGGTTCACCCGAACGATCACGTCAATCGCGGACAAAGCTCCAACGACTGCTTCCCCACCGCCATGCATATCGCCGCCGTGCAGGCGGTGCAGCATGACCTGCTGCCGGCAATCGCCGAGCTCTCCGGCGGCCTGGCCGAACAGGCGGCGCGCCACATCCGCCTGGTGAAAACCGGCCGCACCCACATGATGGACGCCACCCCAGTGACCTTCGGCCAGGAATTGTCGGCCTTCGTCGCCCAGCTCAACTACGCCGAACGCGCCATCCGTGCCGCCCTGCCGGCCGTCTGCGAGCTGGCCCAGGGCGGCACGGCGGTGGGCACCGGACTGAATGCCCCGCACGGCTTCGCCGAAGCCATGGCCGCCGAGCTGGCGGCGCAGTCCGGCCTGCCGCTGGTCAGCGCACCGAACAAGTTCGCCGCCCTCGCCGGCCACGAACCGTTGGTGACTCTGGCCGGCGCACTGAAGACCCTCGCCGTGGCGCTGATGAAGATCGCCAACGACCTGCGCCTGCTCGGCTCCGGCCCGCGTGCCGGCTTCGCCGAGGTCAAACTGCCGGCCAACGAGCCCGGCAGCTCTATCATGCCCGGCAAGGTCAACCCGACCCAGTGTGAGGCACTGTCGATGATCGCCTGCCAGGTGCTTGGCAATGACGTCTGCATCAGCTTCGCCGCCAGCCAGGGTCATCTGCAGCTGAATGTGTTCAAGCCGGTGATCATCCACAACCTGCTGCAGTCGATCCAACTGCTCGCCGATGGCTGCCGCAACTTCCAACAGCACTGCATCGCCGGGCTGGAGCCGGATGCCGGGCAAATGGCCGCGCATCTGGAGCGCGGGCTGATGCTGGTCACCGCGCTGAACCCGCATATCGGCTACGACAAGGCCGCGGAGATCGCCAAGAAGGCCTACAGCGAAGGCACCACCCTGCGCCAGGCCGCTCTGGACCTCGGCTACCTGAGCGAGGAACAGTTCGACGCCTGGGTGCGGCCGGAAAACATGCTGGAGAGTGGTAACCATGGCTGAGGCAATGAAAAGCGGCGCCACTCCGCTGGAAGGTGACGGCAAACGCATCCTGATGATCTTCGGCACGCCCAAGGCCGGCAGCCTGTGCCATGCCCTCGGCGAGGCCTATGCCCAGGGCGCACGGAGCGAGGGGCATGTGGTGCGCCAGCTGCGGCTCGGCGAGATGGCCTTCGACCCGGTGCTGCGCGGCGGCTACGACCACAACCAGAACCTCGAACCCGACCTGCTGGAGGCGCAGCGGCAGATTCACTGGGCCGAGCATCTGGTGTTCGTCTATCCGGTCTGGTGGGGCGGCCTGCCGGCGCTGCTCAAGGGCTTCTTCGACCGCGTATTCCTGCCCGGTTTCGCCTTCAAGTACCATGGCCGCTCGCAGCTGTGGGACAAACTCCTGAGCGGGCGCACGGCCGATCTGCTGGTCACTCTGGACACCCCGCGCTGGTATTTCCGCTGGATCTACGGCGCCCCGGCGCATCGGCAAATGGTCCGCACCATCCTCGGCTTCTGCGGCATCAAGACCCGTCGCTTGGCCGAGTTCTCGCCGGTACGGCCCTCCTCCGAAGCCCAACGGCAGGACTGGCTACGCCGCGCGGAACAGCTCGGCGGGCGTGTTTGAGCCGGGGTTAGAGTTGTGCGGCGAGCCGCGCCCTCCGGGCGCGCAGGCCGGCCAGCAGCGACGGCCCCAGCGCGGTGAGCGCCGAACCGAGCACCACCAGCAAGGCACCGGCATAGGCGAGCCCGTTCACCTGCTCGGGCTGCACATGCTCCGGCCATAGGCTGGCGGCCAGGGCCACCGAGGCGAAGGTCACCAACGGCGTGATCGCCAGCGTGGCGCTGACGCGCGAGGCTTCCCAATGCGCCAGTGCTTCGGCGAAGGCGCCATAGGCGACCAGGGTATTCAGGCAGCAGGCCAGCAGCAGCCAGCCCTGCAACGGGCTGAGGACGAGCACCTGCTGTGGCTGAGCCCAGGGCGTCAGCACGGCGGCGCAGGCCAGGTAGATCACCATCATCACCTGCACGGAATTCCAAACCGTGAGCAACTGCTTCTGCGCCAGGCCATAGAAGGTCCAGACGAAGGCCGCCAGCAGCACGATCAGTACCCCGGTGGTGTAGGCCGTCAGCGACGACAACAGTTCATCAAGGCGCTGATTGAAGAACAGGCCGAAACCCAGCAAGAGCAGCAGCAGACCGGCGCCCTGGCCGAGGCTGAAGCGCTCGCGAAACACGAACAGGCTGCTGACCAGAAACAGCACCGGTGCCATCTGGATCACCAACTGCGTAGTACCCGCGCTGAGCAGCTCGAGGCCGAGCAGATAGAGCACGTAATTGCCGGTCAGACCGGCGATGGCCACCAGCAACAACCAGCGGCCCTTGCGCCCCAAGGCACGGAAGCTCGGCAGGCGTCTGCTCGCCGCCAGATAGCCGAGCAGGATCGAGCCCGCCACCAGCAGGCGATACCAGGTGACAGTGATCGGGTCCATCGCCGGCAGGACTTCTTTGAGCTGGATCGGCAGCATGCCCCACAGCACCGCGGTGATCAGGGCAAGGAGCAGGCCGTAGAGCCAACGGCCGGAAGAAATATGCATGGCAGCCTCGAAAGGACAGGGCTGCAACAGTCGAGATAGACCTGCGCCAGCCGCAAAGCGGCATTCTAGGCCTGGGCCTGCGACTGACACAGAGACAGTTGGATCCCCGTCTTCCCAGCAACTGTACCGCTGCAGCTGGCGGTTTTCGCCAAGCACTTGGCGTCAAAACCGCACAAGTCGACTCATTTGCGGCGATATGGCGACCAAAAGAAACCATTTGTCGCCAACACCGGCACCTCACAGTCGACCGATTAGACTTAATTCTGCAGTTTCATAATTGTGTAGGTTTGGGAGTGGTCGTCATGTACGGGCAACGGGCGTCAGATCTCAGCGCCAGCACGCATTACCGCAGCGAGCGGATCAGTGCGGTGAACGGCCAGTATTTTTTCTCGACGCGTGAAGGGACTCTGGAAGGCCCGTATTTCACCCGCTTCGATGCGGAGCGGGAGATTGGTCAGTACGTCCGCCGGCAGATCCAGGCCAGCCAGCTGCTCAAGCACCGCAGCCGCTAGCCGCAAACCCTTGCCCCCATAAAAAACCGCGCCTGAGCGCGGTTTTTTTGTTTCATCACACGGCTCAGTTATAGGCCTCGAACAAGCCGGAAGCGCCCATGCCACCGCCCACGCACATGGTGACGATGCCGTAGCGCAGCTTGCGCCGCTGCAATTCACGCACGATGTGGCCGACCTGACGCGAACCGGTCATGCCGAACGGGTGGCCGATGGAGATCGAGCCGCCGTTGACGTTGTACTTGTCGTTGTCGATGCCCAGACGGTCGCGGCTGTACAGGCACTGCGAAGCGAAGGCTTCGTTGAGCTCCCACAGGTCGATGTCGGCGATCTGCAGACCCTTGGCCTTGAGCAGCTTGGGCACCGAGAACACCGGGCCGATGCCCATCTCGTCCGGCTCGCAGCCGGCAACGGTGAAGCCGCGGAAGTACGCCTTGGGCTTGAGGCCCAGCTCCAGCGCCTTGTCCAGGCTCATCACCAGCGTCATCGAGGCGCCGTCGGACAGCTGCGAGGCGTTGCCGGCGGTGACCGAGCCATCCTCGGCGAACACCGGTTTCAGGCCGTTGAGGCTCTCGATGGTGGTGTCCGGACGGTTGCAGTCGTCGCGATCGACCACGCCTTCGACGATTTTCTGCTCGCCGCTGGCCTTGTCCTCGACCAGGTACTTGACCTGCATCGGCACGATTTCATCGTCGAACAGGCCTTCGGCCTGGGCCCGCGCGGTGCGCTGCTGGCTCTGCAGGGCGTAGAGGTCCTGTTGTTCACGGGTGACGTTGTAGCGGCGGGCGACGATTTCGGCGGTCTGCCCCATCGGGTAGTAGATCCCCGGATGTTCCAGCTGCAGGCGCGGGTTGACGAAGTTGTCGCGGTTGACGCTCTTCACCGTCAGGGTGATGGACTCGACGCCGCCGGCGACGATGACGTCGCTGCAACCGGAAGCGATCTGGTTGGCGGCGATGGCGATGGCCTGCAGGCCGGACGAGCAGTAGCGGTTGAGGGTCATGCCCGCCACACCGATGCCCAGACCGGACAGCACGGCGACGTTGCGGCCGATGTTGTGGCCCTGGGCACCCTCGTTGGAGCCGGCGCCGACCACGCAATCGTCGACCAGCAGCGGGTCGATACCGGTGCGTGCCAGCAGGGCGTTGACGCAGTGCGCCGCCATCTCGTCCGGACGAGTCTGGTTGAACTTGCCGCGGAAGGACTTGGCCAGGCCAGTCCGCACGCTGTCGACTATCACCACTTCACGCATGGCACACCTCGTTTTGTTAGCTGGTTGTTATTAACTGATTGTTGTGAGCTGAAGCTAATGGATGAAAACCGGCGTCGAGAATAAGACTTGCCCGCCGCCGGCCGCGACGATTATTCATCCCGCGTATGCGCGCCCATCCCACGCCCGGGTTCAAGCGCGTGCGAAGGCCGCTTCCAGCGCATCGTTGAGGGTGCGCAGCACCTTCACCCGGGCATAGCGCTTGTCGTTGGCCTCCACCAGGGTCCAGGGCGCGATGGCCGTGCTGGTGCGGTCGACCATGTCGCCGACGGCATCGACGTACTGGTCCCACTTGTCGCGGTTGCGCCAGTCTTCCTCGGTGATCTTGTAGCGCTTGAAGGCGATCTGTTCGCGCTCCTTGAAGCGCGCCATCTGCGTGTCCTGGTCGATCGACAGCCAGAACTTCACCACCACCACACCGTAGTTGTGCAGCTGCTCCTCGAAGTCGTTGATCTCGCTGTAGGCGCGCAGCCAGTCGGCCGGTGAGCAGAAGCCCTCGACCCGCTCGACCAGCACGCGGCCATACCAGGAACGGTCGAAGATGGTGAACTGGCGCTTGCCCGGCACGTGCCGCCAGAAGCGCCAGAGATAGGGCTGGGCGCGCTCCTCCTCGGTCGGCGCGGCGATCGGCACGGTACGGTATTGGCGCGGATCGAGCGCACCGGTGACGCGGCGGATCGCCCCGCCCTTGCCGGCCGCATCGTTGCCCTCGAACACCGCCATCAAGGCATGCCGGCGGAAGCGCTTGTCGCTGATCAGCTTGGCGAGGCGCGCTTGTTCGCCCGCCAGCTGCTTCTGGTAGGCGTCCTTACTCAGGGCCAGGCTGAGGTCGAGGCTATCCAGCAGCGCGCGGTTGTCCAGGCTGGCCACCAGCGGTGCGGCATGCGGCTGCAGCCGCTGCGGCTTGTCGGCCTGCAAGGCCGCCTGCAAGCCTTGCAGGAGAATGCGGCCGACACTCAGGCTGCGGTAATAGGGATCGGAACCCTCGATCACGTACCAGGGCGCATATTCGTGGCTGGTGCGGCGCAAGATGCGCTCGGCGCCGCGCACCATCTTGTCGTAGACCTTGGTCTGCTTCCAGTCCAGCACGCTGACCTGCCATTTGTGCCGCGGATCGTTTTCCAGCTCTTTCTGGCGCTCCTTGAGCTTCTTCTTCGAGAGGTGGAACCAGAACTTGAAGATCAGCGCGCCTTCGTCGCTGAACATCCGCTCGGTGCGCACGATCTCCTCGATGGCCTGCCCCATCTCGGCGTTCTTCAGCCGCCCCTCGACGCTGCCGATCAGCATCTGGCTGTACCAGTTGCCGAAGAAGATGCCGATCTTTCCCTTCGGCGGCATCTTGCGCCAGAAGCGCCACTGCGGCGGCCGCGACAGTTCCTCGTCGGTCGGCAGGAGAAAACTCTCGGCCTGGATCAGGCGCGGGTCCATCCACTCGTTGAGCAGTTTGACCGTCTCGCCCTTACCCGCGCCTTCGATGCCGTTGATCAGCACCAGCACGGGGAAGCTGGCGCGCTGCTTCAGCTCGAGCTGCGCCTCCAGCAGCGCTTCGCGCAATTCGATGACCGCGGCTTCGTAGGTTTCCTTGTCGATGGCATGGCCGATTTCCGCTGATTCGAACATAGAACACTCCCTGACTAGACCCGTTCAGCCTAGCGGATGAGGCTGCGCTCTGTGTAGTCCAGAGCGCCGCTGTGATCGGCTAGAATGCGCGTCCAGCCAGCGAGTGCCGTTATGTCCGAGCCCCCTTCCGCCACCTTCAGCCATGCCCAGATCGACTGGGACGACCGGGGTTTACCGCGCTCCAGGGTATTCGGCGACGTGTACTTCTCCAGCCTCGACGGCCTGGAGGAGACCCGCCAGGTGTTTCTCGCCAACAACGAGCTGGCGCCGCGCTTCGCCGCGCTGCCGGAAGGTGGTCAGCTGGTGATTGGCGAGACCGGTTTCGGCACCGGCCTGAATTTTCTCTGCGCCTGGCAGTTGTTCGAGCAAAGCGCCCCGGCCGGCGCCCGCCTGCACTTCGTCAGCGTCGAGAAGTACCCGCTGAGCCGCGCCGACCTGCAGCGTGCGCTGGCCCTGTGGCCGCAGTTGGCGGCCTATGCCGAGCCACTGCTGGCGCAGTACGTGGCCATCCACCCCGGCTTCCAGCGCCTGCTGTTCGCCGAGGGCCGCGTGGTGCTCACCCTGCTGATCGGCGATGCCCTGGAATGCCTGGCGCAACTGGATGCCCGGGTCGACGCCTGGTTCCTCGATGGCTTCGCCCCGGCCAAGAACCCGCAGATGTGGAACGCCGAGCTGTACGCCGAACTGGCACGCCTGTCCGCCCCCGGCGCGACGCTGGGCACCTTCACCAGCGCCGGCTTCGTGCGTCGCGGACTGAAGGAAGTCGGCTTCGAGATGAAGCGGATGCCCGGCATGGGCAAGAAATGGGAGGTGATGAAGGGCCGCTTTGCCGGTCAGTCGCAAAGCGGAGGCAAGCCCTGGTTCGCCCGCCCGACCTTTGTGCCAGCGAGGCGCGAGGCGCTGGTGATCGGCGCCGGCCTGGCCGGCTGCGCCACGGCCGCCAGCCTGGCCGCCCGTGGCTGGCAGGTGGGCCTGCTGGAGCGCCACGCCGAACTGGCGCAGGAGGCCTCGGGCAATCCGCAGGGGGTGCTCTATCTCAAGTTGTCGGCCCATGGCACGGCCCTGTCGCGGCTGATCCTCAGCGGCTTCGGCCACACCCGCCGGCTGCTCGAACGGCTCAAACGCGGCCAGGACTGGGACGCCTGCGGCGTGCTGCAACTGGCCTTCGACGCCCAGGAAGGCGCGCGCCAAGCCAAGCTGGCCGCGGCCTTCGCCCCCGAACTGCTGCGCCCAGTCGAGCAGGCCGAAGCCGAAAGCCTGGCCGGGGTCGCCTTGGCCAGCGGCGGCCTGTACTTCCCCGAAGGCGGCTGGGTGCACCCGCCGGCGCTGTGCCGGCGGTTCGCCGAGCACGCCAACATCCGCCTGCTGACGCACCGGGAAGCCCTGGAGCTGCGCCGCGACGGCGCGCTCTGGCAGGCCTGGGCCGGCGACCGCCTGCTCGCCGAGGCGCCGGTGGTGGTGCTGGCCGGCGCCGCCGAGGTGCGCCGCTTCGCGCAGACCGCCGAGCTGCCGCTCAAGCGCATCCGCGGACAAATCACCCGCCTGCAGCAAACCGCCGCCAGCGCGGCGCTGCACACCGTGGTCTGCGCCGAAGGCTATGTCGCCCCGGCACGCGACGGCGAGCACACCCTCGGCGCCAGCTTCGACTTCGCCAGCGACGACCTGACCCCGACCACCGCCGAGCACCTGGGCAACCTCGGCCTGCTGGCGGAGATCTCCACCGACCTGGCCGCGCGCCTGCAGGTCGCCCAACTCAGCCCCGAGCAGCTCGAAGGCCGCGCCGCGTTCCGCTGCACCAGCCCGGACTACCTGCCGATCGTCGGCCCGCTGGCCGACGCCAGCGCCTTCGCCGCGGCCTACGCCGTGCTCGGCAAGGATGCCCGGCAGACGCCGGACGCGCCCTGCCCCTGGCTCGACGGTCTGTACCTCAACAGCGGTCATGGCTCGCGCGGGCTGATCACCGCGCCGCTGGCCGGCGAGTTGCTCGCCGCCTGGCTGGACGACGAGCCGCTGCCGTTGCCGCGCGCAGTGGCCGAAGCCTGCCATCCCAACCGCTTCCTCCGGCGCCGGTTGATCCGCGGCCAGTGACGCGCCCAGCCCGCCGGCGCCGCCGGTGCTTGGCGAACGATTGGATTGCGCCCTATTGATCCAGGTCAGCACCACGCCGAGCGCAGTGGGTTTGAATGACCACGTTCAACATCAGGGCGAGAGTCCCGTCGTCTACGCCTTAGAACCTGTCTCGGATCTCGCGAGCTAGAGCGAGACAAGGCAAAAACAGCCGAAGAAGCGGAGTTTACGAGTTGTAAATGAGCATTCTGAGGCTGTTTTTAACGCCGTATCGCCGACGCGCAGCAGATCCGAGACAGGTTCTTACCCGAGGGCGTGATCAGCCGCGGAGTACGACTCTTCTGCCCCACCCGGAGGATGGAGGATCACCATGTTCCAACCCGGTCACCTGCACTGCGCGTCCCGCGGTCACGGACAGCGCTTCGATCTGCACCTGCGCTACAGCTTGCGCGACGAGGTCGAGAACGGCCGCTGGGTGGATTTCGACCTGCGCGGCAGCATCGCCGGCCGGCCCTTTCACGAACGCTTCGAGCTGCCGCGCGAACTGGCCTGCAACTTTGCCAGCGCGGCCATGCGCGTGGCCAGCAAGCACGGCCTGCGCCTGCCTGCCGGCACGATGCTGTTCTTGCGCGACGACTATGAGGCGATGTTTTGCGACCTGCGCCGCCGCCTCAAGATCAGGCCCGGCGAGCCGCTCGATCTGCAGCGCCTGGCCGATCTGACCCCGGCGCAGCCGCGCTGCGCGGTGGCCGAGTCGATCATCCGCCACTGACCCGGCGCGGCAGCGGTCATCGTCACCTGGTTGAATTCCACTCACCTCGCCAGCATACTCCCCCCTGTATACATACCCCCATGGGTATACGGGAGAAGCAGCATGACCAGCCCCAACCCCAGCCAGCAGGACGCCATGCTCAAGCGCCTGGCCCGCGTCGAGGGCCAGATCCGTGGCATCCAGGCGATGATCCGCCGCGGCGACGAGTGCGAAGCCATCGCCCAGCAGTTCTCGGCGGCGCGCAAGGCCTTGGACAAGGCCTATCAGGAGATGCTCGCCTGCTTGCTGGAAGAGACCATGCTCGATCCCGACCGCAACGACGCCGAGACCCTGGCGCGGGTCCGCGCGATCTTCACCAAATACACCTGATACTCCCCAGGAGTACCTGAAATGACCGACAGCGTATGCCTGATCGATGCCCAGCACTTTGCCGCCGTCCGCCAGCAAGGCCGGGTGCGCTTCCTGGTCGATGTGCGCAGCCCGGCGGAGTTCCGCGCCCAGCATGTGGCCGGGGCACGCAACGTGCCGCTCGACCGGCTCGACCCGGCGCAACTGGCCACCCAACTCAAGGGCGAAGGCCTGCAACGCGGCGACGAACTCTACCTGCTGTGCCAGAAAGGCCAGCGCGCGCGCCAGGCCGCCGAGCGCCTGCAGCACTTGCTGCCCGGCGTGCAGGTGATCGACGGCGGCACCGAGGCCTGCCTGGCCTGCGGCCTGCCCGGTGCAAGCGCGGCTAGCGGCGTGATCAGCCTGCAGCGCCAGGTGCAGATCGGCGCCGGCAGCCTGGTGCTGCTCGGGGTGACCCTCGGCACCTGGCTGCACCCGGGCTGGTACGGCCTGTCCGCTTTCGTCGGCGCCGGGCTGACCTTCGCCGGCCTCAGCGACACCTGCGGCATGGCCCTGCTGCTGGCGCGCATGCCCTGGAATCGCTGATGCCAGCCATGCTGCTGGAGGCCCTGGGCATCGGCACGGTGCTCGGCCTGCTGCTCGGCCTGACCGGTGCCGGCGGCTCGCTGGTCGCCCTGCCGCTGCTGCTCAGCCTGCACCTGCCGCTGCGCGATGCCATCGGCGTCAGCCTCGGGGCGGTGGCCCTCACCGCCCTGATCGGTGCGCTGCCACGGGCCCGCCAGGGTCAGGTGGCCTGGCGGCCGGTGCTGTTGCTCAGTCTCAGCGGCCTGCCGGGCAACGCCCTGGGTCAGTGGCTGGGCCGCTTCGTCCCCGAAACGCTGCTGCTGATCGGCTTCTGCCTGCTGGTGCTCTGGTCGGCCTGGCGGATGTGGCGCAGCGCCGGGCTGCCGCGCCCCGGCCAGGGACCGCTGCGCAGCCTGCCGCTGGTCGCCATCGGTCTGGGTGTCGGCCTGCTGTCCGGGTTGATGGGCGTCGGCGGCGGCTTTCTGGTCGTTCCCGCGCTACTCTGGTTTACCCCGCTGTCGATGCTGGCCGCCGCCGCCACCTCGATGGCGGTGATCGCCCTGGTCTCCGGCGGCGGCTTCCTGCTCTACCTGAGTGGCGCGCAGCCTTCACCGCTGCTGCTCGGCGGTCTGGCCGCCGGCGGCGCGCTCGGCGTAATGGTCGGCAACCAGCTCGCCCTGCGCCTCGGCGGGCAGTTGCTGCAGCGTTTGTTCGCCCTGCTGCTGGTGGCCACCAGCCTGTCGCTGGCCGGGCAAAAGCTACTGGGAGGTGCCTGACATGCTGTTTCGCCAACTGTTCGATGTCACCAGCTCGACCTACAGCTACCTGCTCGCCGATCGGGGCGAGGCGCTGCTGATCGACCCGGTCAAGGACAAGCTGGACGACTACCTGTGCCTGCTCGGCGAGCTCGAATTGCGCCTGGTGCTGGCCGTCGACACCCACACCCACGCCGACCACATCACCGCGCTCGGCGCTCTGCGCAACGCCACCGGCTGTCGCAGCGGCTTCGGCGCGCAGAGCGGCAGCACCTGCGCCAGCTTCACCTTCGCCGACGGCGAGCGCCTGGCGTTCGGCCGACGCGAGCTGCTCGCCTGGTACACGCCGGGGCACACCGACGACTCCTACTGCTTCCTCCTGCCGGTCACCGCGCATCAACCGGCCCAGCTGTTCAGCGGCGATACCCTGCTGATTCGCGGCACCGGCCGCACCGACTTCCAGAACGGCGACGCCCGCCAGCAATGGGCCAGTTTGCAGCGCCTGCTGAGCCTGCCGGGCGACACCGAGCTGTGGCCCGGCCACGACTACAGGGGCTGGACCCGCTCGAGCATCGGCGAAGAAGCGGCGCACAACCCGCGCCTGCAGGTCGCCGATGGCGAGGCCTATGCGGCGCTGATGGCCGGACTCAAGCTGCCCAACCCACGGCTGATGGACATCGCCGTGGCGGCCAATCGCGCCTGCGGCCAGAGCTGACGGGGCCTGCCAACTTACAACCAACCCGCAAATCCTCCGGTCGGACCCTGTGTGCCCTGGTTGGCACACATCCTCCCCAACGGCCCAACCGGTAAGGCCGGCGCCGCCGCCTTGCTGACGGCGCTCAAAGATCTAAGAGCCTGTTTACGATCTGCTGCGCGTCGGCCATACGGCATTGAAATCGGGCTCAGTAAGCCGCTTGCGGCTAACGCACTTCAGTGCGGCCCGGAGGGCGAGCGCAGCGAGTCATGCTCATTTACAACGCGTAAACTGCGCCACTTCGCCGATTTATTCGCTGGCGCTCACCCTACGGGCCAGCCTTCGGCTGTTACTCCCGCTGGTCGTTGCGCCTTGTCTGGCTCTAGCTCGCAAGATCGTAAACAGGCTCTAAGGAGGCTTGAAGGCCGGCGCGCATGAGAGCAAAGTGCCATAAAAAAGCCCCGGGGCAACATCCGGCGGCCCCAATGAGGTTCGCGGATGCCTCGTCTGTTCCTGGCCTTGCTGCTCTTGTGCTGTGCCATTCCGGCCTCGGCCTCAGCGTCGTTGCTCGCGCCGCTGGATCGGGATGAACTGCGCCTGTCGCTCGGCCCCTACCTGAGCTATCACGAAGATCCCAGTGGCCAGCTCAGCCTCGAGCAGGTGCGAGCCCTGCCCAACGCCGCCTTCATCCCGATCCGCAACCAACACGCCAACCTCGGCAAGAACACCTCGACCTGGTGGTTCAAGGTCCGCCTGAACAACCTGCGCGCGCATGACCTGGCCGGCTATGTGGAGGTCAACTATGCGCTGCTGGATGACTTGCAGCTGTATCTGATCGGCCCGGACGGCCAGATCAAGCGCCAGGCAAGCGGCGATCGGTTCGCCTTTAGCCAACGCCCGGTACAGGTGAACAACTTCTGGTTCCCGGTCGCGCTGCCCGCTGGCGAGACCACCCTGCTGCTGCGCGTGCAAAGCACCAGTACCATTTTCGTCCCGCTGCTGTTCAGCACCTACGCCGCCAGCGCAGCCGCCCAGGAATTCCTGACGGGCATGAACGGCGCCTTCTATGGCGTGCTGTTCGCGATGTTCTGCTACAACCTGTTCCTGTTCTTCTCGCTGCGCGAACCGAGCTATTTCTGGTACCTGGTCTACATCCTCAACATCGGTCTGCTGGCCGCCAGCTTCGACGGCCTGCTGTTTCAGTTGCTGCCCGACCAGATCGCCCTGCAGTCATTCGGCATCAATCTGTTCATGTACCTGCATTGCCTGGCCGCGCTGCAGTTCAGCCGGCACTTCCTGCATACCCAGCGCTTCATCCCGCGCCTGGATCGCCCCTTGCAACTGTTGATGCTGTTGGTGCTGGCCTGCGCGCTGACGGCGCCCCTGGTCGGCCTGCGGGTGTGGAACATCATGGCCAGCCTGGCCACCCTGCTGGTGTCCGTGTGCCTGCTGCTGGGCGGCAGCTACGCCTGGCGCCACGGCCTGCGCTACGGCTCCTACTACATTCTCGCCTGGGGCGTGCTGCTCGGCGCCGTTATCTTG is drawn from Pseudomonas cavernae and contains these coding sequences:
- a CDS encoding class II fumarate hydratase codes for the protein MSRTETDSLGPIEVAADAYWGAQTQRSLINFAIGRERMPLAVLHALTLIKKAAARVNSRNGDLPPDIARLIEQAADEVLSGEHDAQFPLVVWQTGSGTQSNMNVNEVIAGRANELAGKGRGGKSPVHPNDHVNRGQSSNDCFPTAMHIAAVQAVQHDLLPAIAELSGGLAEQAARHIRLVKTGRTHMMDATPVTFGQELSAFVAQLNYAERAIRAALPAVCELAQGGTAVGTGLNAPHGFAEAMAAELAAQSGLPLVSAPNKFAALAGHEPLVTLAGALKTLAVALMKIANDLRLLGSGPRAGFAEVKLPANEPGSSIMPGKVNPTQCEALSMIACQVLGNDVCISFAASQGHLQLNVFKPVIIHNLLQSIQLLADGCRNFQQHCIAGLEPDAGQMAAHLERGLMLVTALNPHIGYDKAAEIAKKAYSEGTTLRQAALDLGYLSEEQFDAWVRPENMLESGNHG
- a CDS encoding NAD(P)H-dependent oxidoreductase → MAEAMKSGATPLEGDGKRILMIFGTPKAGSLCHALGEAYAQGARSEGHVVRQLRLGEMAFDPVLRGGYDHNQNLEPDLLEAQRQIHWAEHLVFVYPVWWGGLPALLKGFFDRVFLPGFAFKYHGRSQLWDKLLSGRTADLLVTLDTPRWYFRWIYGAPAHRQMVRTILGFCGIKTRRLAEFSPVRPSSEAQRQDWLRRAEQLGGRV
- a CDS encoding DMT family transporter; protein product: MHISSGRWLYGLLLALITAVLWGMLPIQLKEVLPAMDPITVTWYRLLVAGSILLGYLAASRRLPSFRALGRKGRWLLLVAIAGLTGNYVLYLLGLELLSAGTTQLVIQMAPVLFLVSSLFVFRERFSLGQGAGLLLLLLGFGLFFNQRLDELLSSLTAYTTGVLIVLLAAFVWTFYGLAQKQLLTVWNSVQVMMVIYLACAAVLTPWAQPQQVLVLSPLQGWLLLACCLNTLVAYGAFAEALAHWEASRVSATLAITPLVTFASVALAASLWPEHVQPEQVNGLAYAGALLVVLGSALTALGPSLLAGLRARRARLAAQL
- a CDS encoding DUF6316 family protein, which translates into the protein MYGQRASDLSASTHYRSERISAVNGQYFFSTREGTLEGPYFTRFDAEREIGQYVRRQIQASQLLKHRSR
- a CDS encoding thiolase family protein encodes the protein MREVVIVDSVRTGLAKSFRGKFNQTRPDEMAAHCVNALLARTGIDPLLVDDCVVGAGSNEGAQGHNIGRNVAVLSGLGIGVAGMTLNRYCSSGLQAIAIAANQIASGCSDVIVAGGVESITLTVKSVNRDNFVNPRLQLEHPGIYYPMGQTAEIVARRYNVTREQQDLYALQSQQRTARAQAEGLFDDEIVPMQVKYLVEDKASGEQKIVEGVVDRDDCNRPDTTIESLNGLKPVFAEDGSVTAGNASQLSDGASMTLVMSLDKALELGLKPKAYFRGFTVAGCEPDEMGIGPVFSVPKLLKAKGLQIADIDLWELNEAFASQCLYSRDRLGIDNDKYNVNGGSISIGHPFGMTGSRQVGHIVRELQRRKLRYGIVTMCVGGGMGASGLFEAYN
- the pap gene encoding polyphosphate:AMP phosphotransferase — translated: MFESAEIGHAIDKETYEAAVIELREALLEAQLELKQRASFPVLVLINGIEGAGKGETVKLLNEWMDPRLIQAESFLLPTDEELSRPPQWRFWRKMPPKGKIGIFFGNWYSQMLIGSVEGRLKNAEMGQAIEEIVRTERMFSDEGALIFKFWFHLSKKKLKERQKELENDPRHKWQVSVLDWKQTKVYDKMVRGAERILRRTSHEYAPWYVIEGSDPYYRSLSVGRILLQGLQAALQADKPQRLQPHAAPLVASLDNRALLDSLDLSLALSKDAYQKQLAGEQARLAKLISDKRFRRHALMAVFEGNDAAGKGGAIRRVTGALDPRQYRTVPIAAPTEEERAQPYLWRFWRHVPGKRQFTIFDRSWYGRVLVERVEGFCSPADWLRAYSEINDFEEQLHNYGVVVVKFWLSIDQDTQMARFKEREQIAFKRYKITEEDWRNRDKWDQYVDAVGDMVDRTSTAIAPWTLVEANDKRYARVKVLRTLNDALEAAFARA
- the mnmC gene encoding bifunctional tRNA (5-methylaminomethyl-2-thiouridine)(34)-methyltransferase MnmD/FAD-dependent 5-carboxymethylaminomethyl-2-thiouridine(34) oxidoreductase MnmC, with amino-acid sequence MSEPPSATFSHAQIDWDDRGLPRSRVFGDVYFSSLDGLEETRQVFLANNELAPRFAALPEGGQLVIGETGFGTGLNFLCAWQLFEQSAPAGARLHFVSVEKYPLSRADLQRALALWPQLAAYAEPLLAQYVAIHPGFQRLLFAEGRVVLTLLIGDALECLAQLDARVDAWFLDGFAPAKNPQMWNAELYAELARLSAPGATLGTFTSAGFVRRGLKEVGFEMKRMPGMGKKWEVMKGRFAGQSQSGGKPWFARPTFVPARREALVIGAGLAGCATAASLAARGWQVGLLERHAELAQEASGNPQGVLYLKLSAHGTALSRLILSGFGHTRRLLERLKRGQDWDACGVLQLAFDAQEGARQAKLAAAFAPELLRPVEQAEAESLAGVALASGGLYFPEGGWVHPPALCRRFAEHANIRLLTHREALELRRDGALWQAWAGDRLLAEAPVVVLAGAAEVRRFAQTAELPLKRIRGQITRLQQTAASAALHTVVCAEGYVAPARDGEHTLGASFDFASDDLTPTTAEHLGNLGLLAEISTDLAARLQVAQLSPEQLEGRAAFRCTSPDYLPIVGPLADASAFAAAYAVLGKDARQTPDAPCPWLDGLYLNSGHGSRGLITAPLAGELLAAWLDDEPLPLPRAVAEACHPNRFLRRRLIRGQ